Proteins encoded by one window of Companilactobacillus ginsenosidimutans:
- a CDS encoding phage tail tape measure protein → MAKDMQLNTGIHIDTIQSEGSIKSLKDQVRALTSEWKANEAVLRANGDYQNAYKSKVDGLNRSIEGQKNYINRLKDEMKLLDTSTSEGSKKYSDLASKINNATRQMSNMSQQQERAKNVLDLYNQGIMKQKDALERTKSVTDSLIEKYKAEGQSIKANSTEREALKKRITELNSLYEKESKQLQNVKKYSGSTSKEFSQQQTRVNELGAEIGRSNSRYRELGTQLGIAGTHFVGFRENVGKSKQVLSMTRDSIKKTASHLKNLALTATLAGTALGAALASGARNATELQNTTKVTSNLLVTGGEKVSEVTRNVAEMQKDGQQYALKYGKSQNEIALGYQDLVKRGYDSKQALGAMRSELQASVASGDDFADVVKVSSQTLEAFGMRTDSTKGMIKNTKTAVNDLAYAADMTATNFSDLGIGMSYVGSTAHQAGFSLAETSSAMGILSNNGLEADKAGTGLRKAINSLISPTKGASDALGQMGLSTKDFVGQDGKLKSMTDIFGLLNEHTQGMSKQSKVDLFHSIFGTTGQQAGLILADNAKQLGELNKKVEESSKNNYVAKLAEKNSKTGKVALNRLKQAFDSITMTIASNALPAITQIGDKLAKGAGSKEFEKDIQGIGKTVGHLTDNVAAFFGYLGQHHEDVQGIVTSTGKIVGYLAKGAWNTFAGTLKVIGGAFGLVSSNGKKAKDPLHVMNEFVTNLAKHKNAVEVIGGSIAAIWAVNKMSNFALKLNEITGLFSKLSGSLKKSDLPIEASNLADNTATSFNNKLSTKLSSSQMGSNIMAMGKSTMGKFALGMSAVEVGFDVVKAINAKNPKERIQSTGGAIGTALGTGIGAVLGGPAGAMIGSQLGDQIGKHAAPSISNLLKNGTFYDSKSLEYMKQQRENAKENLDNTNKKADFGNLLENHFDQKKADADAAKNFEKQKAIFDKWDKKIKDYKSGKSKSSKTSTKEAIENVATTHVSKKDIKNVKDMVPAIKKYETALSGLKKFLKKNNPNKELTAISKNIKGSTKNWDKLAKPINNIGKAFKTLASFSKSMNKKDAFAALNKDLPKLESTVKKSKLDDYLNKMSKNLKKNKLAEQIKDLDKSIKKSIPSWTKFEKPINKVGKAFNTLNKFLKSYGKSNPFRKLEKDFTSLTKTLNKTNIGTVLKKQIDTANKATKKNTFASNFNKSTKSIEKSLKSFDRTFQKSWNNVWKSANSNLKNRMSTIVKTFNSDTNKLKSREKNFTNSFMSEWKSWLNKVVNSFKGGFNQLPGIASKQMSKVIDQINKGIGGINTVIKDFGGKSLSLARYATGTSGTPGGLAVVGEEGFELAHDKEHGIYPVGLGGEEVRYLSPDTSIMPHGMSQQFLSMVNSLPHHANGKGDATGDMMSYLLDHLDEIKKDPMPLLKKSFFDKAKFSGSQFNVNFGNALSNGFLKSISGPFKKQLENLDFSMGGNYDPKMIMAAAAMMKVSPSASFIKMLQAVIQSESGGRNIVQQIHDVNSGGNEARGILQYTPPTFNYYAVKGHHNIMNPFDQLLAFFNNSAWQSSIGPTSIWGVSKIDWLHSGPQGHRRMANGGFVPSETKAIVGEAGPEVVIPLNRKQRALDLMVKANQYMNGGQSTPNTENQNNELNDTMQSQLMATQEQNSLLKNILSAIVSSNGNGGSGMDSFLQQMAGSKRMHDFQAGY, encoded by the coding sequence ATGGCAAAAGATATGCAATTAAACACTGGTATTCATATTGATACCATTCAGTCGGAAGGCTCAATCAAGTCGTTGAAGGACCAAGTCCGTGCACTCACTTCAGAGTGGAAGGCAAATGAAGCAGTTTTGAGAGCTAATGGCGACTACCAAAATGCATATAAGTCAAAGGTTGACGGGCTTAATCGTTCCATTGAAGGCCAGAAGAATTATATCAATAGACTTAAAGATGAAATGAAGCTTTTGGACACCTCCACATCTGAAGGGTCTAAAAAGTATTCCGATTTGGCCAGTAAAATTAACAATGCGACTCGACAAATGAGCAACATGTCTCAGCAACAAGAACGCGCTAAGAACGTTTTAGACTTATACAATCAAGGAATCATGAAACAAAAAGATGCTCTTGAACGTACTAAATCAGTTACGGATAGTCTAATCGAAAAGTACAAAGCTGAAGGCCAAAGTATCAAAGCCAATTCAACTGAAAGAGAAGCTCTCAAGAAACGAATTACTGAATTAAATTCATTATATGAAAAAGAATCCAAACAACTTCAAAACGTTAAGAAGTATAGTGGATCAACGTCAAAAGAATTTTCACAGCAACAGACTCGTGTCAATGAGCTTGGTGCTGAAATAGGTAGAAGTAATTCAAGATATCGTGAGTTAGGCACTCAATTGGGAATTGCTGGCACACACTTTGTTGGTTTCAGAGAGAATGTTGGTAAAAGTAAGCAAGTTCTATCAATGACTCGGGACTCCATTAAAAAAACAGCTTCTCATTTGAAGAATCTTGCCTTAACTGCAACACTTGCGGGTACGGCTTTGGGTGCTGCATTAGCAAGCGGAGCACGAAACGCTACTGAACTACAAAATACCACTAAGGTTACTAGCAATTTACTTGTAACTGGTGGAGAAAAAGTTAGTGAAGTTACAAGAAACGTTGCTGAGATGCAAAAAGATGGTCAGCAATATGCGCTGAAATACGGTAAATCTCAAAATGAAATTGCTTTAGGATATCAAGATCTTGTAAAACGTGGTTATGACTCAAAACAAGCACTAGGAGCAATGCGCTCTGAACTACAAGCTTCTGTTGCATCCGGTGATGATTTTGCTGACGTTGTAAAAGTATCTTCGCAAACTTTAGAAGCATTTGGTATGAGAACTGATTCCACAAAAGGGATGATTAAGAATACCAAGACAGCGGTTAATGATCTTGCATATGCTGCTGATATGACAGCTACCAATTTCTCTGATTTAGGAATTGGAATGTCTTATGTAGGATCAACGGCTCATCAAGCAGGATTTAGTTTAGCCGAAACTTCAAGTGCTATGGGTATTTTAAGTAATAATGGTCTTGAAGCAGATAAGGCCGGTACCGGATTAAGAAAAGCAATTAATAGTCTTATTTCTCCAACTAAGGGTGCTTCTGATGCTTTAGGTCAGATGGGATTGAGTACCAAGGATTTCGTAGGACAAGATGGAAAGCTCAAGTCGATGACTGACATTTTCGGTCTGCTCAATGAACATACACAAGGAATGAGTAAACAAAGTAAAGTCGATTTATTCCACAGTATTTTTGGTACAACAGGACAACAAGCTGGATTGATTTTAGCTGATAATGCCAAGCAGCTAGGCGAGTTGAATAAAAAAGTTGAAGAGTCATCAAAAAATAACTATGTAGCTAAGTTGGCTGAAAAGAATAGTAAGACTGGTAAAGTTGCATTAAATAGATTAAAGCAAGCATTTGATTCTATTACTATGACAATCGCCTCTAACGCTCTTCCTGCGATCACTCAAATTGGCGATAAACTCGCTAAAGGTGCTGGTTCAAAAGAATTTGAAAAAGATATTCAAGGAATTGGAAAAACTGTCGGTCATTTGACTGATAATGTTGCGGCCTTTTTTGGTTATTTAGGTCAACATCATGAAGATGTTCAAGGAATCGTAACTAGTACAGGGAAAATCGTTGGATATTTGGCTAAAGGTGCTTGGAATACTTTTGCTGGAACATTAAAAGTAATTGGTGGTGCTTTTGGCCTTGTCTCTTCTAATGGGAAAAAAGCCAAAGATCCTTTACATGTTATGAATGAATTTGTTACTAATCTGGCAAAGCATAAGAATGCTGTTGAGGTAATTGGCGGGTCGATTGCAGCTATATGGGCCGTAAATAAAATGTCCAACTTTGCATTAAAACTAAACGAAATAACTGGATTGTTCAGTAAACTGTCTGGATCTTTGAAAAAAAGTGACTTACCAATTGAAGCAAGCAATTTAGCGGATAATACCGCAACAAGTTTCAACAACAAACTTTCTACAAAGCTTTCTTCAAGTCAGATGGGTTCTAATATCATGGCTATGGGAAAATCTACTATGGGTAAGTTTGCTTTAGGTATGAGCGCCGTGGAAGTAGGATTTGATGTTGTTAAAGCAATAAACGCCAAGAATCCTAAGGAACGTATTCAATCAACCGGTGGTGCAATTGGTACAGCCCTTGGAACCGGGATAGGAGCTGTTCTGGGTGGACCTGCAGGAGCAATGATTGGTTCACAACTTGGAGACCAGATTGGAAAACATGCTGCACCTAGCATTAGTAATTTGCTTAAAAATGGAACCTTTTACGACAGTAAATCCTTAGAATACATGAAACAGCAACGTGAGAACGCCAAAGAAAACTTGGACAACACCAATAAAAAAGCGGACTTTGGTAATTTACTTGAAAATCACTTTGATCAAAAGAAGGCAGATGCAGACGCTGCCAAGAATTTTGAGAAGCAAAAAGCAATTTTTGATAAATGGGATAAGAAGATTAAGGATTATAAGAGTGGAAAATCTAAATCTTCCAAAACTTCTACCAAAGAAGCCATTGAGAATGTTGCAACCACACATGTATCTAAAAAAGATATTAAGAATGTTAAAGATATGGTTCCTGCTATTAAGAAATATGAGACGGCATTAAGTGGCCTCAAGAAATTCTTGAAGAAAAATAACCCCAACAAAGAGTTGACGGCTATTAGCAAGAACATTAAAGGGTCGACGAAAAATTGGGATAAGTTAGCTAAACCAATCAACAATATTGGAAAAGCATTCAAGACGCTCGCTTCATTTAGTAAGTCAATGAACAAAAAAGACGCCTTTGCTGCTCTGAATAAGGATTTACCAAAACTTGAAAGTACAGTTAAGAAAAGTAAATTAGATGATTACTTGAATAAAATGAGTAAGAATCTCAAGAAAAATAAATTAGCTGAGCAGATTAAGGATTTGGACAAGAGTATCAAGAAGAGTATTCCAAGTTGGACTAAATTCGAAAAACCAATTAATAAGGTTGGTAAAGCATTCAACACTCTCAATAAATTTCTTAAAAGCTATGGTAAATCAAACCCCTTTAGAAAATTAGAAAAGGATTTTACTTCATTAACAAAAACTCTTAATAAAACAAATATTGGAACTGTACTAAAGAAGCAAATTGATACAGCAAACAAGGCCACCAAGAAGAACACATTTGCTTCTAATTTCAACAAGTCAACTAAGAGTATTGAGAAGAGTCTTAAATCTTTTGATAGAACATTCCAAAAGAGTTGGAATAATGTTTGGAAGAGTGCAAATAGTAATTTAAAGAATCGTATGTCTACTATTGTTAAAACGTTTAACAGCGATACAAACAAATTGAAGTCAAGAGAGAAGAACTTTACAAATTCGTTTATGAGCGAGTGGAAGAGCTGGTTGAATAAAGTCGTTAATTCATTTAAGGGTGGATTTAATCAGCTACCTGGTATTGCTTCAAAACAAATGTCTAAAGTCATTGATCAAATTAACAAAGGTATTGGTGGAATTAACACTGTCATCAAGGACTTTGGTGGCAAATCGTTGTCACTTGCAAGATATGCAACAGGTACTTCAGGAACTCCTGGTGGACTTGCTGTTGTTGGTGAAGAAGGATTTGAATTAGCGCACGACAAAGAACACGGTATTTATCCTGTTGGGTTAGGTGGAGAAGAAGTAAGATATTTGAGCCCTGATACTTCAATCATGCCACATGGTATGTCTCAGCAATTTCTTAGCATGGTTAATTCACTTCCACATCATGCCAATGGTAAAGGTGATGCAACCGGAGATATGATGTCGTACCTATTGGATCATTTAGATGAAATCAAAAAGGACCCAATGCCACTACTAAAGAAGAGCTTCTTTGATAAAGCTAAGTTCTCAGGAAGTCAATTTAATGTAAACTTCGGTAATGCGTTATCAAATGGATTCCTGAAATCAATTTCTGGACCTTTTAAAAAGCAACTAGAGAACCTAGATTTCTCAATGGGTGGTAATTATGATCCTAAAATGATTATGGCGGCAGCAGCAATGATGAAAGTTAGCCCGAGTGCTTCGTTCATTAAGATGTTGCAAGCAGTTATCCAGTCAGAGTCTGGTGGTCGTAATATCGTTCAACAAATTCATGATGTTAACTCTGGAGGTAATGAAGCCCGCGGTATTTTGCAATATACGCCACCAACATTCAACTACTATGCTGTCAAAGGACACCATAATATTATGAATCCTTTTGATCAGTTGCTTGCATTCTTCAATAACAGTGCATGGCAAAGTTCTATTGGTCCAACAAGTATTTGGGGTGTATCTAAAATTGATTGGTTGCATTCTGGACCTCAAGGTCACAGGCGTATGGCAAATGGTGGTTTCGTTCCCTCAGAAACCAAAGCAATCGTTGGCGAGGCTGGGCCTGAAGTAGTTATCCCACTGAATAGAAAGCAAAGAGCTTTAGATTTAATGGTTAAAGCAAATCAATATATGAATGGAGGTCAGTCAACACCCAACACTGAAAATCAAAACAATGAGTTAAATGACACGATGCAGTCCCAATTAATGGCTACACAAGAACAGAATTCATTATTGAAAAATATTCTTTCTGCAATCGTTTCTAGCAATGGTAACGGCGGTTCAGGAATGGACAGCTTTTTACAACAAATGGCAGGTTCAAAAAGAATGCATGACTTTCAGGCGGGCTATTAA
- the istB gene encoding IS21-like element helper ATPase IstB, whose protein sequence is MRDNYHELMNNLQELGLNNMCNYLPEYLDETGHKTVPLTESLLKLTDEEIHANERKHIDSIIKKARFPVKKSIEEFDFGFQTSINEVQIREFQNMGFMERHDNLIFLGSPGVGKTHLATAIGVSACRQDIRTLFINCNDLLLKLKKAYDKGTLDRQIRRYSNYELLIIDELGYLPIEKQEANLLFQLINNRYERHSTIITSNASLSSWGDILQDTVTASAILDRLVHHAQIIKITGKSYRLRNNDLIKK, encoded by the coding sequence ATGCGCGATAACTACCATGAATTAATGAATAATCTACAAGAACTTGGTTTGAACAATATGTGTAACTACCTGCCAGAGTACCTCGATGAAACTGGCCATAAAACTGTACCACTAACAGAATCACTATTGAAGCTAACTGACGAAGAGATACATGCCAATGAAAGAAAGCATATCGATTCGATTATCAAGAAAGCACGTTTTCCCGTCAAAAAGTCCATTGAAGAATTTGATTTTGGATTTCAAACAAGCATCAATGAAGTTCAAATTAGAGAGTTTCAAAATATGGGCTTCATGGAGCGACATGATAATTTGATATTTCTCGGTTCTCCGGGTGTTGGGAAAACTCATCTAGCAACTGCCATTGGGGTATCTGCATGTAGACAGGATATAAGAACTTTATTCATCAATTGTAATGACCTCTTGTTGAAACTAAAAAAAGCCTATGACAAGGGAACCTTGGATAGACAAATAAGAAGATATTCAAATTATGAGCTTTTAATAATTGATGAACTTGGTTACTTACCAATTGAAAAGCAAGAAGCCAATTTACTCTTTCAGCTCATCAACAATAGATATGAACGACATTCTACAATTATTACTAGCAATGCCAGCTTGTCTAGTTGGGGGGATATTCTCCAAGATACAGTAACTGCTTCGGCAATTCTTGATAGATTAGTGCATCATGCACAAATCATCAAGATTACAGGTAAATCATATCGTCTTAGAAACAACGATTTAATCAAGAAATAA
- a CDS encoding phage tail domain-containing protein, with amino-acid sequence MQVSNMQTLYIKKQGEPEIAITANHQFAFLNLVNGTPKPKMNTYTPTGIDGQIQQGAITYDATTVQADFLINARNAYELDLLEHKIYDLFSSRAVMRLRSSVSPALVVYCYPQPFTMTRVDYAEKSFSVTFNNLSGFRQSIVNSDEIFKFNGNYQIGLNLPRDKDYSYHFKSNDFNVYNPSDVDIQPLEQRHDLVIKITGTGNNVVLTNTTSNETFTYKKGLTDGQTLTINGINPFLDDTSCGIDTDHGTISLVKGNNHFTVSGLDNPDITFSFPFLYF; translated from the coding sequence ATGCAAGTATCTAATATGCAGACATTATACATAAAAAAACAAGGCGAACCGGAGATAGCTATTACTGCTAATCATCAGTTTGCCTTTTTAAATTTGGTTAATGGCACTCCTAAACCCAAGATGAATACATATACTCCAACAGGTATTGATGGTCAGATACAACAAGGCGCCATTACTTACGATGCCACAACTGTTCAAGCTGATTTTTTAATAAATGCTCGAAATGCATATGAGCTCGATCTTTTAGAACATAAAATTTATGATCTATTTTCAAGTCGTGCGGTAATGAGATTACGGAGTTCGGTAAGCCCTGCTTTGGTGGTTTATTGCTATCCACAACCATTTACGATGACAAGAGTGGACTATGCAGAAAAGAGTTTTTCAGTCACATTTAATAATTTGTCAGGTTTTAGACAATCAATTGTTAATTCAGATGAGATATTTAAATTCAATGGAAATTACCAAATAGGGTTAAATCTTCCAAGAGACAAAGATTACTCATATCATTTTAAATCTAATGACTTTAATGTTTATAATCCAAGTGATGTTGATATCCAGCCTTTGGAGCAACGACATGATCTAGTGATTAAAATTACCGGTACAGGAAATAATGTGGTTTTAACTAATACTACTTCGAATGAAACTTTTACTTATAAGAAAGGATTAACGGATGGCCAAACGCTGACTATTAATGGTATCAATCCATTTTTAGATGATACTTCTTGTGGCATTGACACTGACCACGGAACAATCAGTCTGGTCAAGGGAAATAATCATTTCACTGTATCTGGGTTAGACAATCCAGATATAACATTTAGTTTTCCGTTCTTATATTTCTAA
- the istA gene encoding IS21 family transposase: MRNDIRERMEFYVNENIKPNFTALGRTYNADYRTIKKAYLEASNPPNKMVKKRKSKLDPYTAIIDDKLELGCSAMAIFKFIQTQGYPGKYTLVKDYCHDFKRKRSKKATIRVTHSPALSAQVDWKENMVLYDKFGKPHKFNIFLYVLPFSKMKFMTLTFERNQDTLFECLNEAFKYTGGIPKEIWFDNMKIVVDHSKSQYHKTIFNSRFLAFTKDAGFKPIACRPFRPQTKGCVEALARTTERLRAFNYEFETDDDVIKLVDETMNSLNNDISQATDIKPIDLWNDKEKEYLHKLPSDLLNPYFEDDITRIVSSESMVQFRKCKYSVSTQYIGKTVEVRLSDNGDQLQIYYNGALIKSHLITSNKFNYTQEDTIEILQSDLKKNKSEDEIRNYIENNLVQYDAIEFGGNNNAR; the protein is encoded by the coding sequence ATGAGAAATGATATTCGCGAAAGGATGGAGTTCTACGTGAATGAAAATATTAAACCTAACTTCACTGCTTTAGGCCGTACTTACAATGCCGATTATCGAACAATAAAAAAAGCTTACCTCGAGGCTTCTAATCCACCAAACAAAATGGTAAAGAAGCGAAAAAGTAAGTTAGATCCATACACTGCAATAATTGATGACAAATTAGAACTTGGATGTAGTGCGATGGCAATCTTCAAATTTATACAAACTCAAGGTTATCCCGGTAAATACACTTTGGTTAAGGATTATTGTCATGACTTCAAAAGGAAGAGATCAAAGAAAGCCACGATTCGTGTGACACATTCCCCTGCATTATCCGCTCAGGTTGATTGGAAAGAAAATATGGTTCTCTATGATAAATTTGGAAAGCCACACAAGTTTAATATCTTTCTATATGTTCTTCCCTTCTCAAAGATGAAATTCATGACGCTCACTTTTGAACGTAATCAGGATACTTTGTTCGAATGTCTTAATGAAGCTTTTAAATACACTGGAGGCATTCCAAAAGAAATATGGTTCGACAATATGAAGATTGTTGTGGACCATTCTAAGAGTCAGTATCATAAAACCATCTTCAATTCTAGATTTCTTGCTTTTACCAAAGACGCAGGCTTCAAGCCAATTGCTTGTCGACCATTCAGACCTCAAACTAAAGGATGTGTCGAGGCACTAGCTAGAACAACTGAGAGATTACGTGCTTTTAATTATGAGTTTGAAACTGATGATGACGTTATCAAGTTAGTTGATGAAACTATGAATAGTTTGAACAATGACATCTCACAAGCGACAGATATTAAACCGATAGATCTATGGAATGACAAAGAAAAAGAATACTTACATAAACTACCATCAGACCTACTTAATCCATACTTCGAAGACGATATTACCCGTATCGTATCTTCTGAATCAATGGTCCAATTTCGTAAATGTAAGTATTCCGTTAGCACCCAATATATCGGTAAGACAGTCGAAGTTCGCTTATCCGATAATGGGGATCAATTACAAATATATTATAACGGAGCATTAATAAAATCGCACTTGATAACCTCAAACAAATTCAACTATACACAAGAAGATACAATTGAGATTCTTCAATCTGACCTTAAGAAAAACAAATCTGAAGATGAGATAAGAAACTACATCGAGAATAACTTGGTTCAATATGATGCAATTGAATTTGGAGGTAACAACAATGCGCGATAA
- a CDS encoding prophage endopeptidase tail family protein has translation MTEKIIVKERTGKYEELLNNCIEPETFIIDWEKNSNYELSFTAFDDHSLAFSLLTNENHIIADGQEFVIKTSEPTLSGSTHTIDVKATHIGYECTYVRTNESMDGSFGFTPKGLFDYVTKNGQKTGGFTYEIHGDFQPVQFDNMGKCSLKDVLSKITDSWKGSVYTFDNRHIDIWSESEFKKDNGRVIHYYHDTSDVKLSADTTELQNIAMVYPSQKEATKTDTSDNSSDDSTTKSDDTKKNDSDTTESKPEYIFPPFEVRDEDSIARFGEKAGEDINDDKSQNADDAKKSALSQMKSEPAITLTSTYYGDDDFFKGESVLLKVQPLNLDTNVTVVGIKKALLNFEQVKQITFNNTVQTYFDLENSTKNTITNLIDSKISNITNNSNGNNQSNKLWEVGEVK, from the coding sequence ATGACCGAAAAAATAATAGTTAAAGAACGTACCGGTAAGTATGAAGAATTACTGAATAATTGTATCGAACCTGAAACTTTTATCATTGATTGGGAAAAAAATAGCAACTATGAATTGTCATTTACAGCTTTTGATGATCACTCGTTAGCTTTTAGCCTACTTACTAACGAGAATCATATAATCGCAGATGGTCAAGAATTCGTGATTAAAACATCTGAACCAACACTATCAGGTTCAACACATACTATAGATGTTAAAGCCACACACATTGGTTATGAATGCACCTATGTTAGAACCAACGAAAGTATGGACGGTTCATTTGGTTTTACACCTAAAGGATTATTTGATTATGTCACTAAGAATGGTCAAAAGACCGGTGGATTCACCTATGAAATTCATGGAGATTTTCAGCCAGTTCAATTTGACAATATGGGTAAATGTTCCTTAAAAGATGTGCTGAGTAAAATTACTGATTCATGGAAAGGGTCGGTTTATACATTTGATAATCGGCATATTGATATATGGTCTGAATCTGAATTTAAAAAGGATAACGGTAGAGTAATTCATTACTATCACGATACATCAGATGTTAAATTATCTGCGGATACTACGGAGTTACAAAACATTGCAATGGTATATCCAAGTCAAAAAGAAGCCACTAAAACTGACACTTCAGATAATAGTTCGGATGACTCAACAACTAAATCTGATGACACAAAGAAAAACGATTCTGATACTACAGAAAGTAAACCAGAGTATATTTTCCCACCATTTGAAGTGCGAGATGAGGATTCTATTGCTCGTTTCGGAGAAAAAGCTGGAGAAGATATCAATGACGACAAATCACAGAACGCTGATGATGCTAAGAAATCAGCATTATCGCAGATGAAATCTGAACCAGCGATCACATTAACTTCTACCTATTATGGAGACGATGATTTTTTTAAAGGTGAAAGTGTTCTGTTAAAAGTTCAACCGTTGAACTTAGATACTAATGTTACAGTTGTGGGAATAAAAAAGGCCTTACTCAACTTTGAGCAGGTCAAGCAGATTACTTTTAACAATACGGTTCAGACTTACTTTGATCTTGAAAATAGTACCAAAAACACAATTACTAATTTAATTGATTCTAAGATTAGTAACATTACGAATAATTCAAATGGAAATAATCAAAGTAATAAGTTATGGGAAGTAGGTGAGGTTAAATGA
- a CDS encoding BppU family phage baseplate upper protein has protein sequence MDENIKDILDQDTWLPVTPDITKDGYIKIDLNKVDLVTYSFNKRFRQGENGPQLKLWFYDGNQPHQLDKDNSSVTLYGLDAGDKIKVISADQSDTWQAGRVVIALSSQAMATAGQYKRCVIEVKNKDQVIATINFNLDVLPNDFYNLNIGSDPFSSQVDEKVKNTINYFNDISKEATDKYDGLKQAIDNITDQIAKNNIVTKDQLLNYYTRDEIDAMLKKLNGDGEVTNKQSLPSGSFVGIPSTVTAYLGNGTVSRTLDSGENFATDISAILNNKTVYRVSTNEWVYSNEVTYVTPKIITVTPSSTSPRLYNSCGKDVSRSLTVVPYPADMVMTYGDITAYRISTNEYIDSRDTTTGSSGGNTGTTGNTGGNTGTTVITGINATSSNLEKVGVIRDSKVISKSGVPGRTISAGQDFQVSHYGTYNGEDYYQISTDEWIKGYDVTKVIKGNYNDVTISASNPRLYNDCLQNVSRSVSGTFHVDASISGIDNNGNTIYGLRISTNEYVNQKDVV, from the coding sequence ATGGACGAAAATATTAAAGATATCTTGGATCAAGATACTTGGTTGCCAGTAACTCCTGATATCACTAAAGATGGATATATCAAAATTGATTTAAATAAAGTAGATCTAGTTACATATTCATTCAATAAGCGGTTTAGACAGGGTGAAAATGGTCCACAATTGAAATTATGGTTTTATGATGGTAACCAACCTCATCAGTTAGATAAGGATAACTCATCTGTAACATTATATGGCTTAGATGCTGGAGATAAGATCAAAGTAATTTCTGCAGACCAAAGCGATACGTGGCAAGCAGGAAGAGTTGTGATTGCATTATCTTCACAGGCGATGGCAACTGCTGGACAGTACAAACGCTGTGTAATTGAGGTTAAGAACAAGGATCAAGTTATTGCGACAATCAATTTTAATTTAGACGTTTTACCGAATGATTTTTATAATTTGAATATTGGCAGCGATCCTTTTAGTTCTCAAGTCGATGAAAAAGTAAAAAATACAATCAATTACTTTAATGATATTTCAAAAGAAGCAACTGATAAATATGATGGATTGAAACAAGCAATTGATAATATTACTGATCAGATTGCTAAGAATAACATAGTAACTAAAGATCAATTATTAAATTATTATACTAGAGATGAAATCGATGCAATGCTAAAGAAGTTGAACGGCGATGGAGAAGTTACTAATAAACAGTCATTACCATCAGGTTCTTTCGTTGGTATACCAAGTACAGTAACTGCATACCTTGGAAATGGGACCGTTTCACGTACTTTAGATAGTGGAGAAAATTTTGCAACAGATATCTCAGCTATTTTAAACAATAAAACTGTCTATCGTGTATCCACAAACGAATGGGTGTATTCAAATGAGGTGACGTATGTAACACCAAAGATTATTACAGTTACACCTTCTTCGACATCACCACGTCTTTATAATAGCTGTGGCAAGGATGTATCTAGATCTCTAACTGTGGTCCCATATCCTGCTGATATGGTTATGACTTATGGAGATATTACAGCATATAGAATTTCTACAAATGAATATATTGATAGTCGTGATACGACAACTGGAAGTAGTGGAGGAAATACTGGTACAACTGGAAATACTGGAGGAAATACTGGTACAACTGTTATTACTGGAATAAACGCAACTAGTTCTAACCTGGAAAAAGTTGGTGTTATTAGAGATTCAAAAGTTATTAGTAAATCAGGAGTGCCTGGCAGAACGATATCAGCAGGACAAGATTTCCAGGTGTCACACTATGGAACTTATAACGGAGAAGACTATTATCAAATTTCAACTGATGAATGGATCAAAGGTTATGATGTGACTAAAGTTATCAAGGGTAATTATAATGATGTAACTATTTCAGCCTCAAATCCAAGATTATATAATGATTGTCTACAAAATGTTTCTAGATCAGTTAGTGGCACTTTCCATGTAGACGCTTCTATTAGTGGTATTGATAATAATGGTAACACCATTTATGGCTTAAGGATTTCTACAAATGAATATGTAAATCAAAAAGATGTGGTATAG